One Spea bombifrons isolate aSpeBom1 chromosome 1, aSpeBom1.2.pri, whole genome shotgun sequence DNA window includes the following coding sequences:
- the TMOD1 gene encoding tropomodulin-1, translated as MSVRKDLEKYRDVDEDEILRKLTEDELKALEGELEELDPDNQLLPAGLRQRDQTKKTPTGPFQRDALLDHLEKEAKEVKDKEDLVPYTGEKRGKPWIPKKTVVDPVLESVTLEPELEEALANASDAELCDIAAILGMHTLMSNQQYYEALASSNIVNKEGLNSVIKPTQYKPVPDEEPNSTDVDETLERVENNDPEMEEVNLNNIRNIPVVTLKAYAEAMKKNTHVKKFSIVGTRSNDPVAFALADMLKVNTSLKSLNVESNFISGTGILAVIESLQHNTTLVELKIDNQSQPLGNKVEMEIASMLEKNSSLLKFGYHFTQQGPRLRASNAMMNNNDLVRKRRLADLVGPIYPKCRSGV; from the exons atgtcagtGAGAAAAGACTTAGAAAAATACAGAGATGTTGATGAGGATGAAATCTTAAGGAAACTGACAGAGGATGAATTGAAAGCACTGGAAGGAGAGCTGGAAGAGTTAGACCCAGAT aATCAGTTGTTGCCCGCAGGGCTACGACAAAGGGACCAGACCAAAAAGACACCAACGGGACCCTTTCAGAGGGATGCTCTTCTAGACCATTTAGAGAAGGAAGCAAAGGAAGTAAAAGACAAGGAAGACTTAGTGCCTTATACTGGAGAAAAGAGAG GAAAGCCATGGATTCCAAAGAAGACTGTAGTTGATCCGGTTTTAGAAAGTGTGACTTTGGAACCGGAACTGGAGGAAGCATTAGCCAACGCATCTGATGCTGAACTCTGTGATATTGCTG CTATTCTTGGAATGCACACCCTGATGAGTAACCAGCAGTACTATGAGGCGCTTGCAAGCAGCAACATTGTGAACAAAGAAGGTCTAAATA GTGTCATCAAACCAACACAATATAAACCTGTTCCTGATGAAGAACCTAATTCTACAGATGTGGATGAAACTTTGGAGCGAGTGGAGAACAATGACCCTGAAATGGAGGAAGTTAACCTTAATAATATTAGG AACATTCCAGTGGTGACATTAAAGGCTTATGCTGAAGCAATGAAAAAGAATACTCATGTAAAGAAGTTTAGCATAGTCGGAACACGAAGCAATGACCCCGTTGCCTTT GCATTGGCAGACATGTTGAAGGTCAACACTTCCCTGAAAAGCTTAAATGTGGAGTCCAATTTTATCAGTGGAACAGGCATATTGGCTGTTATTGAATCTCTCCAACATAACACAACTCTAGTTGAATTGAAGATAGATAATCAG agtcAACCCCTCGGTAATAAAGTAGAAATGGAAATTGCAAGTATGTTGGAAAAAAATTCTTCCCTTTTGAAATTTGGCTACCATTTTACTCAGCAAGGGCCTAGACTTCGAGCTTCAAATGCGATGATGAACAATAATGATCTTG TGAGGAAGAGGAGGCTGGCTGACCTGGTTGGGCCAATCTATCCCAAATGCCGAAGCGGGGTGTAG
- the TSTD2 gene encoding thiosulfate sulfurtransferase/rhodanese-like domain-containing protein 2 yields the protein MDHCQLNFPDVDFNGSETLTPESALKARLDASARKKYTFAKKKAFALFVRGLQLAADLAETSYRNVDRWRCCDQEFTDQVAVHRHVAAQHAAVVLQQTEHILEEMMIAAEPTSVPSADDVCASADKCWNRCDISDWLPDTSQYHKDDLTSDPGEVLLYYCYCEVTDPQWICNWQRTLCQVLNLTGKIRIATEGINGTVGGSKLSTRLYISTMLSHPLFKPVMCLEDFKTSEGGAHCFPDLRVGIFQEIVPMGIDPHKVSYKETAVHLTPEEFHKEVEKYLSKAHDEESNTILLDCRNFYESKIGRFQNCLAPDIRKFSYFPNYVDQNLEVFKDKTVLMYCTGGIRCERGSAYLRSKDVCKDVYQLKGGIHKYLEQFPDGYFRGKLFVFDGRYTISSNDDIISHCRYCAAPWDQYTLCCTARCCQLVLTCKECQDKGHTACCPTCQEKGLQTRSASLQLPFKEECECTEKRPKIPLEKI from the exons ATGGACCACTGTCAACTGAACTTCCCAGATGTAGACTTCAATGGGTCGGAGACTCTCACTCCTGAAAGTGCCTTAAAAGCCAGATTGGACGCCAGCGCAagaaaaaagtatacatttgcaaaaaagAAG GCGTTTGCGCTTTTCGTCAGAGGACTGCAGTTGGCGGCTGATTTGGCTGAAACCAGCTACAGGAATGTTGATCGGTGGAGATGCTGCGACCAGGAGTTTACAGACCAGGTGGCTGTGCACCGACATGTGGCCGCACAGCACGCAGCCGTTGTTTTGCAACAAACTGAACACATTTTAGAAGAAATGATGATAGCTGCAGAACCCACCTCCGTGCCATCCGCAGATGATGTATGTGCTTCAGCGGACAAGTGTTGGAACCGATGTGACATTTCTGATTGGTTACCAGATACAAGTCAATACCACAAAGATGACCTGACAAG TGACCCGGGTGAAGTGCTTTTATATTACTGCTACTGTGAAGTAACAGACCCCCAATGGATCTGCAATTGGCAAAGGACATTGTGTCAAGTGCTAAATCTCACGGGCAAA ATTCGCATCGCTACAGAGGGAATAAATGGAACAGTGGGAGGGAGCAAACTATCTACCAGGCTTTATATCAGCACTATGCTATCGCATCCTCTGTTTAAGCCCGTTATGTGCTTGGAAGATTTCAAG ACAAGCGAAGGGGGAGCACATTGTTTCCCTGACCTACGAGTTGGTATTTTCCAAGAGATTGTGCCAATGGGAATTGATCCACATAAAGTCTCCTACAAAGAAACAG CTGTCCATCTAACTCCAGAAGAGTTTCATAAAGAAGTAGAGAAGTATCTATCCAAAGCTCACGATGAAGAGAGCAACACTATTTTGCTTGACTGCCGCAACTTTTATGAAAGTAAAATA GGCAGATTCCAGAATTGCCTGGCTCCAGATATCAGGAAATTCAGCTACTTCCCAAACTATGTGGATCAAAACCTTGaagtttttaaagataaaactGTACTGATGTACTGTACAGGAGGAATCCGTTGTGAACGGGGTTCCGCTTATCTCAGGTCAAAG GATGTATGCAAAGATGTGTACCAGTTGAAGGGGGGAATCCATAAATACCTGGAGCAGTTCCCAGATGGTTATTTCCGAGGAAAACTATTTGTGTTTGATGGACGCTATACAATCTCTTCTAACGATGATATCATATCGC ACTGCCGGTACTGTGCGGCTCCATGGGACCAATACACGCTCTGCTGCACGGCCCGCTGCTGCCAGCTGGTTCTGACATGCAAGGAATGCCAGGACAAAGGCCACACTGCATGCTGCCCCACGTGTCAAGAGAAAGGGCTCCAGACACGCTCTGCCAGCCTCCAGCTACCCTTCAAAGAAGAATGTGAATGTACAGAAAAGAGACCCAAGATACCATTAGAGAAGATCTAA